The Sphaerospermopsis torques-reginae ITEP-024 genome has a window encoding:
- a CDS encoding NAD-dependent epimerase/dehydratase family protein, which translates to MTKIIVTGAAGFIGSHLVNILLQQGEEVIGIDEFNDYYDPQLKRKNIATLENSPNFTLVEGDIQFLDLPKLFQDVEIVYHQAAQAGVRNSWGQGFRAYTERNINATQVLLEAAKDARQLKRLVFASTSSVYGDAETLPTHEEIPPKPVSPYGITKLAAERLCGLYHKNFGLPFVSLRYFTVYGPRQRPDMAFHKFFKAVLQDEAIPVYGDGQQTRDFTFVSDAVAANLAAATAPEAVGEIFNIGGDSRVVLTQVLDTMEEIVGKPIKRNHIEKAMGDARHTAADVSKARKILGYCPQVSLREGLAKEWEWVKSLYL; encoded by the coding sequence ATGACTAAAATTATCGTTACTGGGGCTGCTGGGTTTATAGGTTCTCACCTGGTCAATATATTATTGCAACAGGGAGAAGAGGTAATTGGCATTGATGAATTTAATGATTATTATGATCCACAGTTAAAGCGAAAAAATATTGCTACCTTGGAAAATTCACCTAATTTTACTTTGGTAGAAGGGGATATTCAATTTTTAGATTTGCCGAAACTTTTTCAAGATGTGGAAATAGTATATCATCAGGCGGCACAAGCTGGGGTGAGAAATTCCTGGGGTCAGGGTTTTCGGGCTTATACGGAACGGAATATTAACGCTACACAGGTTTTGTTAGAAGCTGCTAAGGATGCTCGTCAGTTAAAAAGGTTAGTATTTGCCTCAACATCCAGTGTATATGGTGATGCGGAAACTTTACCAACTCATGAGGAAATTCCACCTAAACCAGTTTCACCCTATGGTATTACTAAGTTAGCGGCTGAAAGGTTGTGTGGACTATATCATAAAAATTTTGGTTTGCCTTTTGTTTCTTTGCGGTATTTTACTGTTTATGGTCCACGACAAAGACCAGATATGGCATTTCATAAGTTTTTCAAAGCTGTTTTGCAGGATGAGGCTATTCCTGTTTATGGTGATGGACAGCAAACGCGAGATTTTACATTTGTCAGTGATGCGGTTGCTGCTAACTTAGCTGCTGCTACTGCACCGGAAGCGGTGGGAGAAATTTTTAATATTGGTGGTGATAGTAGGGTGGTTTTAACTCAAGTTTTGGATACGATGGAAGAAATTGTTGGTAAGCCTATTAAACGCAACCATATTGAAAAGGCTATGGGTGATGCGCGTCATACTGCTGCTGATGTTTCTAAGGCGCGAAAAATTCTTGGTTATTGTCCACAGGTTTCTTTGAGGGAGGGTTTAGCAAAAGAATGGGAGTGGGTTAAGTCGTTGTATTTGTAG
- the purD gene encoding phosphoribosylamine--glycine ligase → MKVLVVGNGGREHALAWKLLQSDKIEQVVCVPGNGGTATMERCQNLPLAVSDFEGIGKFAVENGISLVVIGPEVPLANGITDYLQTKGLMVFGPNKAGAQIEASKAWAKALMQEAGVPTAKAAVFQEAAAAKAYVQAEGSPIVIKADGLAAGKGVIVAQTVEQAETAIDAIFEGQFGSAGNFVVIEECLLGQEVSVLALTDGLTIRPFLPAQDHKRIGEGDTGENTGGMGVYTPTPIATPELMARVQTEVLERTITALRNRGIDYRGVLYAGLMVADNGDFSVLEFNCRFGDPETQVILPLLETPLEDLILACIQQRLGEMPPIAWKPGAAATVVAASGGYPGDYEKGKVISGIDTAETAGAIVFHAGTKLNSDQQIVTDGGRVLNITGLGENFPQAIAQAYTGIKHIQFSGVYYRRDIGHRVLKTES, encoded by the coding sequence GTGAAAGTTTTAGTTGTCGGTAATGGGGGACGTGAACACGCTCTAGCGTGGAAACTGCTACAATCAGATAAAATCGAGCAAGTTGTATGTGTACCTGGAAATGGTGGTACTGCAACTATGGAACGTTGCCAAAATTTGCCCCTGGCGGTAAGTGACTTTGAAGGCATAGGCAAATTTGCTGTAGAAAATGGTATTTCTTTAGTAGTCATCGGTCCAGAAGTACCTTTAGCAAACGGTATTACAGACTATCTGCAAACTAAAGGACTGATGGTATTTGGTCCCAACAAAGCTGGAGCGCAAATAGAAGCCAGTAAAGCTTGGGCTAAAGCATTAATGCAAGAAGCTGGAGTCCCCACAGCTAAAGCAGCAGTTTTTCAAGAAGCAGCAGCAGCAAAAGCTTATGTACAAGCAGAGGGATCGCCAATTGTTATTAAAGCTGATGGTTTAGCTGCTGGTAAAGGTGTGATAGTAGCCCAAACCGTTGAACAAGCAGAAACCGCCATAGATGCCATTTTTGAGGGGCAGTTTGGCAGTGCTGGTAATTTTGTGGTTATTGAAGAATGCTTGTTAGGACAAGAAGTTTCGGTTTTAGCATTAACAGACGGGTTAACTATTCGCCCCTTTTTACCTGCTCAAGATCATAAACGCATTGGCGAAGGCGACACCGGAGAAAATACCGGAGGTATGGGAGTGTATACCCCTACACCCATCGCTACACCAGAATTAATGGCGCGTGTGCAAACAGAAGTTTTAGAAAGAACCATTACAGCTTTAAGAAACAGAGGTATTGACTACCGGGGAGTTTTGTACGCTGGTTTAATGGTTGCAGACAATGGCGACTTTAGCGTTTTAGAATTTAACTGTCGCTTTGGTGATCCCGAAACACAGGTAATTTTACCTTTGTTAGAAACACCCTTAGAAGATTTAATCTTAGCCTGTATCCAGCAGCGTTTAGGAGAAATGCCCCCCATTGCTTGGAAACCAGGTGCAGCAGCTACAGTAGTCGCCGCTTCAGGCGGTTATCCTGGAGATTATGAAAAAGGTAAAGTCATCAGTGGTATTGATACAGCAGAAACAGCAGGAGCAATAGTATTTCATGCTGGCACAAAGCTAAACTCAGACCAACAAATCGTCACAGACGGTGGTAGAGTTTTGAATATTACTGGACTGGGAGAAAATTTCCCACAGGCGATCGCCCAAGCTTACACTGGAATCAAACACATTCAATTTTCCGGGGTGTATTACCGTCGAGATATCGGTCATCGCGTCCTGAAAACAGAGTCATAA
- the nblS gene encoding two-component system sensor histidine kinase NblS — translation MLAFFTTIRNVISHWWYEFTLQTKLLAVATLVVSLFMSGLTFWAVNTIQQDARLNDTRFGRDLGLLLASNVTPLIAENNLTEVAQFSQRFYSSTSSVRYMLYADETGKIFFGIPFWEPEVENSLTIKRKIQLPEDYPGDDDQPMVRQHNTPDGLVTDVFIPLIEDQKYLGVLAIGINPNPTVVISSNFTRDVTIAVFITIWVMVILAGVINALTITKPIKELLVGVKQIATGNFKQRIDLPLGGELGELIFSFNEMAERLERYEEQNIEELTAEKAKLETLVSTIADGAVLIDNNMEVILVNPTARRIFAWEGVDVVGKNVLHNLPQSVQMEITRTLYEMAASECESAEFRIPLNQPTKRTIRILLTTVLNLQRESIKGIAITVQDITREVELNEAKSQFISNISHELRTPLFNIKTYIETLHDYGEDLGAEERREFLATVNHETDRLTRLVNDVLDLSKLESGRTYNFDGVDLAQALEQTLRTYQLNAKDKGIELLQEVAPNLPLVMGNYDLLLQVFGNLIGNALKFTSAGGKVAIRAYQLKPPISEQKHPLVRIEISDTGIGIAPEDQQAIFDRFFRVENRVHTLEGTGLGLSIVRNIIERHHSQVHLVSEVGVGTTFWFDLAIFDEEAAPALMETTSDTSEIAKV, via the coding sequence ATGCTGGCTTTTTTCACAACAATCCGCAACGTCATTAGCCATTGGTGGTATGAATTTACCCTCCAAACCAAACTCCTAGCAGTCGCCACCCTAGTTGTGTCCTTATTTATGAGTGGCCTAACTTTTTGGGCAGTCAACACTATTCAGCAAGATGCACGTCTTAACGATACCCGCTTTGGTCGTGACCTGGGACTACTACTAGCTTCTAACGTTACCCCACTCATCGCGGAAAACAATCTCACAGAGGTAGCCCAATTTTCCCAACGTTTCTACAGCAGTACATCTAGCGTCCGATATATGCTTTACGCTGATGAAACTGGAAAAATCTTTTTTGGCATTCCTTTTTGGGAACCCGAAGTAGAAAACTCCCTCACCATCAAGCGCAAAATACAACTACCAGAAGATTATCCTGGTGATGACGACCAGCCAATGGTACGCCAACATAACACCCCAGATGGTCTAGTCACAGATGTATTTATTCCCTTAATAGAGGATCAAAAATATTTAGGCGTGTTGGCCATTGGCATCAACCCCAACCCCACAGTAGTCATTTCCTCTAACTTTACCCGTGATGTCACCATCGCTGTATTTATCACAATTTGGGTGATGGTTATTTTAGCAGGAGTAATTAACGCTTTAACTATTACAAAACCAATTAAAGAACTATTAGTAGGCGTTAAACAAATTGCCACAGGGAATTTTAAACAGCGAATTGACCTACCGCTGGGAGGAGAACTAGGAGAGCTTATTTTCAGCTTTAATGAAATGGCAGAGCGTCTAGAACGCTACGAAGAACAAAACATAGAAGAATTAACCGCCGAAAAAGCCAAATTAGAAACCTTGGTTTCCACCATTGCCGATGGTGCAGTATTAATTGATAACAATATGGAGGTAATTTTAGTCAACCCCACAGCAAGGCGCATTTTTGCTTGGGAAGGAGTTGATGTTGTAGGTAAAAATGTACTGCATAACTTACCCCAAAGCGTACAAATGGAAATTACCCGAACTTTGTACGAAATGGCAGCCAGTGAATGTGAAAGTGCTGAGTTCCGCATCCCCCTCAACCAACCCACCAAACGCACTATCCGTATTCTTTTAACCACAGTCCTCAACCTGCAACGAGAAAGTATTAAAGGTATCGCCATTACAGTGCAAGATATCACCCGTGAAGTAGAACTGAATGAAGCCAAAAGTCAATTTATCAGCAATATTTCTCACGAACTACGCACACCCTTATTTAACATCAAAACCTATATTGAAACTTTGCATGACTACGGTGAAGACTTAGGAGCAGAAGAACGCCGCGAATTTCTGGCAACTGTCAATCATGAAACCGACAGACTTACCCGCCTAGTCAACGATGTATTAGATTTATCAAAACTAGAATCCGGTCGCACTTATAACTTTGACGGAGTTGATTTAGCACAAGCATTAGAGCAGACCTTACGTACTTACCAACTTAACGCCAAAGATAAAGGAATTGAACTGCTTCAGGAAGTCGCCCCGAATTTACCCCTAGTAATGGGTAATTATGATTTATTACTGCAAGTTTTTGGTAATTTAATCGGTAACGCTCTCAAATTCACTTCCGCAGGCGGTAAAGTAGCCATTCGCGCCTACCAGCTAAAGCCTCCCATATCAGAACAAAAGCATCCCCTAGTCAGGATTGAAATTAGTGATACAGGTATAGGTATCGCCCCAGAAGACCAACAGGCAATATTTGACCGCTTTTTCCGGGTAGAAAATCGAGTTCACACCCTCGAAGGTACAGGTTTAGGTTTATCAATTGTCAGAAACATTATAGAAAGGCATCACAGTCAAGTACATTTAGTCAGTGAAGTTGGTGTGGGTACAACTTTCTGGTTCGACTTAGCCATATTTGATGAAGAAGCCGCACCCGCACTGATGGAAACTACATCTGACACATCTGAAATAGCAAAGGTTTGA
- a CDS encoding zinc ribbon domain-containing protein, which produces MATLSCPRCHQLIDSQAITCPHCRITLKAFGHRGIPLHRAVGNEYLCETCVYHQDDSCNFPKRPYAQDCTLYQNWEESQLELEKQTNNSSLSTKVKSWIKRNQGLVLLIAILFVCLLISLTT; this is translated from the coding sequence TTGGCTACTTTATCTTGTCCTCGTTGTCATCAACTTATTGATAGTCAGGCTATCACTTGTCCCCATTGCCGGATAACTCTAAAAGCTTTCGGGCATCGGGGGATTCCTTTGCATCGCGCTGTTGGCAATGAATATCTTTGTGAAACCTGTGTTTATCATCAGGATGATAGCTGTAATTTTCCCAAACGCCCTTATGCTCAAGATTGTACTCTTTACCAGAATTGGGAAGAGAGTCAGTTAGAACTGGAAAAGCAGACTAATAATAGTAGTTTGAGTACAAAGGTCAAAAGCTGGATCAAACGAAATCAGGGTCTAGTGCTGCTAATAGCTATATTATTTGTCTGTTTGTTAATTTCTCTGACAACCTAA
- a CDS encoding ABC transporter permease, which produces MQRYLKVIRLFWSAAISAEMEYRLNFIIATLSSLGNLAGSIFGLFLFYRTGYTFPGWSWDAALIVLGIFTLLQGFSATFLAPNLNRIVRHVQEGTLDFVLLKPIRSQFWLSTHTLSPWGLPDLIFGCIIIGYAGKRLGLGINDYLLSIFPLGCGLVILYSLWFMLGSSSIWFVKIYNVTEVLRGLLEAGRYPIVAYPAAYRVFFTFVVPVAFLTTVPAQAMLGESQLTWFMGAVFLAVVLFFVSTWFWRFALRFYTSASS; this is translated from the coding sequence ATGCAAAGATACCTGAAAGTAATCAGACTTTTTTGGAGCGCAGCCATTTCGGCAGAGATGGAGTATCGTCTCAACTTCATCATAGCTACCTTGAGCAGCTTAGGCAATCTTGCGGGTAGTATTTTTGGCTTATTCTTATTTTATCGCACAGGTTACACCTTTCCGGGCTGGTCCTGGGATGCAGCTTTAATAGTTTTAGGAATTTTCACCCTCCTGCAAGGTTTTTCAGCTACATTCCTCGCTCCCAACCTCAACCGCATAGTTCGTCATGTGCAAGAAGGGACATTAGACTTTGTATTATTAAAACCCATCCGCAGTCAATTTTGGCTTTCAACTCACACCCTATCACCCTGGGGATTACCAGATTTAATCTTTGGTTGTATCATCATTGGTTATGCAGGTAAACGCCTGGGTTTAGGAATAAATGATTATTTATTGAGTATATTTCCTTTAGGTTGCGGTTTAGTGATTCTTTACAGCCTATGGTTTATGCTAGGTTCTAGCAGTATATGGTTTGTGAAAATATACAATGTTACTGAAGTATTAAGAGGTTTATTAGAAGCGGGTAGATATCCGATTGTAGCTTATCCCGCAGCTTATCGAGTTTTCTTTACCTTTGTAGTTCCAGTTGCATTTTTAACTACAGTTCCTGCGCAAGCAATGTTAGGTGAAAGTCAGTTAACTTGGTTTATGGGTGCTGTATTTTTAGCGGTGGTGTTATTTTTTGTTTCTACTTGGTTTTGGCGGTTTGCTTTGCGGTTTTATACAAGTGCATCGAGTTAA
- a CDS encoding exopolysaccharide biosynthesis protein produces the protein MAKLSNELQRYFFEEERPEKVTLADILLLAGERIFGFLLVILSLPSALPVPAPGYSVPFGILIFILAVQLVAGAKTPWLPPKMLNYQIQLSTVQGFLKAGLPWLRRIEAIARPRLSYICTTLPGRVTIGVAISLMAISMMIPIPGTNTLPAMGIFVTAFGLSEDDGAISLGGLVLCLMGGILTTSILLALVWGGSSLLDVIKAWLGR, from the coding sequence ATGGCTAAACTGTCTAACGAATTACAACGCTATTTTTTTGAAGAAGAACGTCCTGAAAAAGTAACTTTGGCAGATATTTTGTTATTAGCTGGGGAAAGAATTTTTGGGTTTTTGCTGGTTATTCTGTCTTTACCTTCTGCTTTACCCGTTCCCGCACCTGGTTACTCTGTTCCTTTTGGTATTCTAATTTTTATTTTGGCGGTACAGTTGGTTGCAGGTGCTAAAACTCCTTGGCTACCTCCTAAAATGCTAAACTATCAAATTCAACTTTCTACCGTTCAGGGGTTTCTGAAAGCGGGACTGCCTTGGTTGCGAAGAATTGAAGCGATCGCTCGTCCTCGTCTTTCTTATATTTGTACCACATTACCAGGTAGAGTAACTATTGGAGTGGCGATCTCTCTCATGGCTATTTCTATGATGATTCCCATCCCTGGTACTAATACTTTACCAGCTATGGGCATTTTTGTTACTGCTTTTGGTTTGTCTGAGGATGATGGTGCTATTAGTTTAGGTGGTTTGGTTCTGTGTTTGATGGGGGGAATTTTAACTACTTCTATTTTACTGGCTTTGGTTTGGGGTGGTTCTAGTTTATTGGATGTAATTAAAGCTTGGTTAGGTAGGTGA
- a CDS encoding ABC transporter ATP-binding protein — MKNRSNYWLLLPYIRKQWEIIAKGFVGIIGYVLATLTLINLAGKLAVPFGQGNVVAIAQLTGVCALVFLVRGFFQSVQDLYMAKAALRVAFYLRQQVYSHLQKLNLSYFETAKAGDLSYRLTEDVDRVGEVVNKVFHDFVPCVLQLIAIPIYMIYLNWQLTLATVIVAPIMGILIGWFGERLRKFSLKSQNRISDLSAILTEVFSGIRLIQAFAAENYEIARFSHEAERTLKAKYSAERLKAIQIPIVGFLEAVSALSLLMVGAWQISQNNLTVGEFFSYLAAAALLIDPIGHTTNNYNEFKQGEASVDRVFELLAIQPTVLENPISITLPNVNGKVEYRDVSFAYKPGELVLNNISLLINPGEAIALVGASGAGKTTFVNLLPRFYDPESGDIFIDDVNIKDVTLNSLRKQIGIVPQETIMFSGTIAQNIAFGQETFEMKAVEEAAKIANAHQFIMQLPEGYQTWVGERGVNLSGGQRQRIAIARAVLLNPQILILDEATSALDSESEALVQEALERLMSNRTVLIIAHRLSTVRKCDRILVLEKGQIVESGNHEELLTLEGRYARFYAQQFS; from the coding sequence ATGAAAAATCGTTCTAATTATTGGTTACTTTTACCCTATATCCGCAAGCAATGGGAAATTATTGCTAAGGGATTTGTGGGTATTATAGGCTATGTTTTAGCGACTTTAACACTGATTAATCTTGCAGGTAAATTAGCGGTTCCCTTTGGACAGGGTAATGTAGTGGCGATCGCTCAATTAACGGGTGTTTGTGCTTTAGTATTTCTGGTGCGGGGTTTTTTTCAATCTGTTCAAGATTTATATATGGCTAAAGCAGCTTTAAGGGTTGCTTTTTATCTCCGTCAACAGGTTTACTCACACTTACAAAAACTCAATCTCAGTTATTTTGAAACTGCCAAAGCTGGTGATTTATCTTATAGGTTAACAGAAGATGTAGACAGGGTTGGCGAAGTTGTAAATAAGGTTTTTCATGATTTTGTTCCCTGTGTTTTACAACTAATTGCCATTCCCATTTACATGATTTATTTGAATTGGCAACTTACCTTAGCTACGGTAATTGTAGCGCCAATTATGGGAATTTTAATTGGTTGGTTTGGGGAACGTTTACGCAAATTTTCTCTCAAAAGTCAAAATCGCATTTCTGATTTATCAGCTATTTTAACAGAAGTTTTTAGTGGGATTCGTTTAATCCAAGCTTTTGCCGCAGAAAATTATGAAATTGCGAGATTTAGTCATGAAGCAGAAAGGACTTTAAAAGCTAAATATTCCGCCGAAAGATTAAAAGCAATTCAAATTCCCATTGTGGGTTTTTTAGAAGCTGTGAGTGCTTTATCTTTGTTGATGGTGGGAGCTTGGCAAATTTCCCAGAATAATTTAACAGTAGGTGAATTTTTCAGTTATTTAGCAGCAGCAGCTTTGTTAATTGATCCTATCGGTCATACTACTAATAACTATAATGAATTTAAACAAGGGGAGGCTTCTGTTGATCGGGTTTTTGAATTATTAGCTATTCAACCCACAGTATTAGAAAACCCCATTTCTATTACCCTTCCTAATGTCAATGGTAAAGTTGAATATCGTGATGTCAGTTTCGCTTATAAACCCGGTGAACTGGTATTAAATAATATTAGTTTATTAATCAATCCTGGAGAAGCTATTGCTTTGGTTGGTGCTTCCGGTGCGGGTAAAACTACATTTGTGAATTTATTACCAAGATTTTATGATCCTGAATCTGGGGATATTTTTATAGATGATGTCAATATTAAAGATGTGACATTAAATAGTTTGAGAAAACAAATTGGTATAGTTCCCCAAGAAACAATTATGTTTTCAGGAACTATCGCTCAAAATATTGCTTTTGGACAAGAAACCTTTGAAATGAAAGCAGTAGAAGAAGCGGCAAAAATCGCTAATGCTCATCAATTTATTATGCAACTACCCGAAGGTTATCAAACTTGGGTAGGTGAAAGAGGTGTAAACTTATCAGGAGGACAAAGACAGAGAATAGCGATCGCCCGTGCTGTACTCTTAAATCCGCAAATTTTGATACTGGATGAAGCGACATCAGCCTTAGATTCCGAGTCAGAAGCCTTAGTACAGGAGGCTTTAGAAAGATTAATGTCAAATCGCACGGTGTTAATTATTGCCCATAGATTATCAACAGTGAGAAAATGCGATCGCATATTAGTCTTAGAAAAAGGGCAAATTGTCGAATCAGGAAATCATGAAGAATTGTTAACATTAGAAGGAAGATATGCGCGGTTTTATGCACAACAATTTAGTTAA
- the fba gene encoding class II fructose-bisphosphate aldolase (catalyzes the reversible aldol condensation of dihydroxyacetonephosphate and glyceraldehyde 3-phosphate in the Calvin cycle, glycolysis, and/or gluconeogenesis) has protein sequence MALVPMRLLLDHAAENGYGIPAFNVNNLEQIQAIMKAADETDSPVILQASRGARNYAGENFLRHLILAAVETYPHIPIVMHQDHGNAPSTCYSAIKNNFTSVMMDGSLEADAKTPASFEYNVAVTKEVVNVAHSLGVSVEGELGCLGSLETGAGEAEDGHGFEGTLDHSQLLTDPDQAVEFVEATQVDALAVAIGTSHGAYKFTRKPTGEILAISRIEEIHRRLPNTHLVMHGSSSVPEDLIALINEFGGAIPETYGVPVEEIQKGIKSGVRKVNIDTDNRLAITAAVREALAKGPKEFDPRHFLKPSIKYMQKVCADRYQQFGTAGNASKIKQVSLEEFAAKYAKGELVMKAAAKV, from the coding sequence ATGGCGCTTGTACCTATGCGGCTACTTTTGGATCACGCTGCTGAAAACGGTTACGGGATCCCTGCGTTTAACGTTAACAACTTAGAGCAGATTCAAGCAATCATGAAAGCTGCCGATGAAACAGATAGCCCTGTAATTTTACAAGCTTCTCGCGGCGCTCGTAACTACGCTGGTGAAAACTTTCTGCGCCACCTGATTTTGGCTGCGGTAGAAACCTATCCTCATATTCCCATTGTCATGCACCAAGATCATGGTAATGCTCCTTCTACCTGCTATTCAGCTATCAAGAACAACTTCACCAGCGTGATGATGGATGGTTCTTTAGAAGCTGATGCTAAGACTCCTGCCAGCTTTGAATATAACGTTGCTGTCACCAAAGAAGTTGTCAATGTTGCTCACTCTTTGGGTGTGAGCGTAGAAGGCGAGTTAGGTTGTTTAGGTTCTTTGGAAACCGGTGCTGGTGAAGCTGAAGATGGCCACGGTTTTGAAGGTACTCTGGATCATTCTCAATTGTTAACCGATCCTGATCAAGCAGTTGAGTTTGTAGAAGCTACCCAAGTAGACGCTTTGGCTGTTGCTATCGGTACTAGCCACGGTGCTTATAAATTTACCCGTAAACCCACTGGTGAAATTTTAGCGATCAGCCGCATTGAAGAAATTCACCGCCGCTTACCTAACACCCACTTGGTAATGCACGGTTCTTCTTCTGTACCTGAAGATTTAATTGCATTGATCAACGAGTTTGGTGGTGCTATTCCTGAAACCTACGGTGTACCTGTTGAAGAAATCCAAAAAGGTATCAAGAGTGGTGTTCGTAAGGTAAATATTGACACTGATAACCGTTTGGCTATCACTGCGGCTGTACGTGAAGCTTTGGCTAAAGGTCCCAAGGAATTTGATCCTCGTCATTTCTTGAAGCCTTCGATTAAGTATATGCAAAAAGTTTGTGCTGACCGTTATCAACAGTTTGGTACTGCTGGTAATGCAAGCAAGATCAAACAAGTTTCTTTAGAAGAGTTTGCTGCTAAATACGCTAAAGGCGAATTAGTAATGAAAGCTGCTGCGAAAGTTTAA
- a CDS encoding carbon-nitrogen hydrolase family protein, whose amino-acid sequence MKSYLAAAIQMTSVPDLEKNLAQAEEFIDLAVRQGAELVGLPENFSFMGEEKDKLAQADVISQETETFLLKMAQRFQVTILGGGFPVPVNSTGKVYNTALLIDPNGQELARYHKAHLFDVNVPDGNTYQESSTVMAGKELPPIYFSENLGNIGLSICYDVRFPELYRHLADKEVDVVFVPAAFTAFTGKDHWQVLLQARAIENTCYVIAPAQTGTNYARRQTHGHAMIIDPWGVILADAGDKPGVAIAEIKPTRLEQVRRQMPSLQHRVF is encoded by the coding sequence ATGAAGTCTTATTTAGCCGCCGCTATTCAAATGACCAGTGTGCCTGATCTAGAGAAAAATTTGGCACAAGCAGAAGAATTTATTGATCTAGCTGTCCGTCAGGGTGCTGAGTTGGTAGGTTTGCCAGAGAATTTCTCTTTTATGGGGGAAGAAAAGGATAAACTTGCCCAAGCAGATGTCATTTCTCAAGAAACAGAAACATTTCTCTTGAAAATGGCGCAACGCTTTCAAGTTACTATCCTGGGCGGCGGCTTTCCTGTACCTGTAAATAGCACAGGTAAAGTTTACAATACGGCTTTACTTATTGATCCTAATGGTCAAGAGCTTGCTCGCTACCACAAGGCACATTTATTTGATGTCAATGTCCCTGATGGTAATACCTATCAAGAATCTAGCACTGTTATGGCTGGTAAGGAATTACCCCCAATCTATTTTTCGGAAAACTTGGGTAATATTGGACTTTCTATTTGTTATGATGTCCGCTTTCCAGAATTATATCGGCATTTAGCAGATAAGGAAGTCGATGTTGTGTTTGTTCCTGCGGCTTTCACAGCTTTTACAGGGAAAGACCACTGGCAAGTATTATTACAAGCCAGGGCAATTGAAAATACTTGTTATGTCATTGCACCTGCTCAAACTGGTACTAACTATGCCCGTCGTCAAACCCACGGACACGCCATGATTATTGATCCTTGGGGTGTAATTTTAGCTGATGCGGGGGATAAACCAGGAGTGGCGATCGCCGAAATTAAACCCACCAGATTAGAACAAGTGCGCCGTCAAATGCCATCTTTACAGCATCGAGTCTTTTAG
- a CDS encoding HAD-IA family hydrolase, whose product MKKPKVIFLDAVGTLFGVKGSVGAIYSQIAQEFGVTVAPEILNKEFFKSFKAAPPPIFLDPDIKDIAQREFDWWRIIALNTFEGAGVVREFSDFSAFFSELYIHFGTAEPWFVYPDVPLALVNWRRLGVELGVLSNFDSRLYSVLQSLGLRDYFKSITISTQVRTAKPDPEIFNIALQSHNCSPEEAWHIGDSITDDYHGARKAGLRGIWINRQQNY is encoded by the coding sequence ATGAAAAAACCAAAAGTTATTTTTTTAGATGCTGTCGGTACACTATTTGGTGTTAAAGGTAGTGTAGGGGCAATTTATAGTCAAATAGCCCAGGAATTTGGCGTTACAGTTGCCCCAGAAATTTTAAATAAAGAATTTTTCAAAAGCTTTAAAGCAGCACCACCACCCATATTTCTTGATCCAGATATTAAAGATATCGCCCAGCGAGAATTTGACTGGTGGCGGATCATCGCCCTCAATACCTTTGAAGGTGCAGGGGTAGTCAGGGAATTTTCTGATTTTTCCGCTTTTTTTAGCGAACTTTATATACACTTTGGTACTGCTGAACCTTGGTTTGTTTATCCAGATGTACCCCTAGCTTTAGTAAACTGGCGACGGTTGGGAGTTGAGTTGGGTGTTTTATCTAACTTTGATTCTCGGTTATACTCAGTATTACAAAGCTTAGGACTCAGAGACTATTTTAAATCCATTACCATTTCTACCCAAGTACGTACAGCTAAACCAGATCCGGAAATTTTTAACATAGCTTTGCAAAGTCATAACTGTTCACCAGAAGAAGCATGGCACATTGGCGACAGCATTACAGATGACTATCATGGCGCGAGAAAGGCTGGTTTAAGGGGTATTTGGATTAACCGTCAGCAAAATTATTAA